Genomic DNA from Candidatus Hydrogenedentota bacterium:
GGAGGTGGTCATCGGGTTGCCCGGAATGGCGCCGGCCACTTCGGGCGGTACCGGTTTCCATTCGCCGCCGACCTTTTCAAGATAGGCCAGCGAAGCCAGACCGCAGGAGAGGGGAAGGAAGTCTGCGGCCCCGAGCAGTTCCGGTGCCTGCCGCCCAATCTCGCGCACCATCTGGGTCTGGGTGACGCGAGCACGCTCCGCGTCCCCGCCGGTGTTCCGCCCGAAACGGGCCTCACACTGAAGGTTCAGGCCGCGCACGGCTGGATGGGCCAGGGCAAAACGGAGCATGTCGCCTGTTTGGCCGGTATTCAGCCCGTTTCGCAAGGTGGCCACCAGCGTTACAGGGATTCCATGCTCCGCCAACAGGTCCAGGGCCCTTTTCTTCTCCCCAAACAGGGGTCGGCCGCGAAGAGTTTCATATACGGTGTCGTCAAGGCCGTCAAACTGAAGATGCACCTCAAAGCCATGACCGAGTGATTTCAGGTCCTCGCAGGAAATCCGGCCCTCCGCGATGGCGAGTCCGTTGGTGTTGAGCATCACGTATTTGAAGGGGCGGGCCTTTGCGGCGCGCAGAATCGGAATGAGGTCCGGGTGGCATGCGGGCTCGCCGCCGCTGATTTGCAGGATGTCCGGCTTCCCGCACGCCGAGGCCACGCATGCGTCAAACATAGACTCAATTTCATCGAGGGGGCGATGGCGGTCGTTTCCGCCGGCCTCCGCGAAGCACACCGGACAACCCAGGTCACAGGCGGTGGTTATCTCGACCAGTGCGATGCAGCTCTTTTGGCGGTGATTCTGGCAGAGGCCGCAGTCGAAGGGACAACCCAGACATTCTTCTGTCTGCCGGGTTTCCGGGGGCCGGTTTGGGCGGCGCATGGTTTCCCACTTCTTGTACAGTGCGGCATCATGCTCCACCACGGAGGAGGAGTTGCCGCAATTTGGGCAGAACAGCCGGAACACCAGCGCTTCGCCCTCTTCCGCGACTTCAGCCGGAACAACCTTGCCGCAGGCGGCGCAATAGCCCTTGGTGGCTCGTGGATACATTCAGGGGTTCCTTTCTCCGCACTTGTGTCCTGATTATCAACCTTGCCACCCAAGGATGCAATATTCGGCCCTCAGTTGTGATGTGCGCGGGAGAACAAGACACGGGAGCGGGGAACAGGTGGCGGCGGGTGTTGGGATAGCCCTTCAGGCTATTTATGTTG
This window encodes:
- a CDS encoding radical SAM protein, whose product is MYPRATKGYCAACGKVVPAEVAEEGEALVFRLFCPNCGNSSSVVEHDAALYKKWETMRRPNRPPETRQTEECLGCPFDCGLCQNHRQKSCIALVEITTACDLGCPVCFAEAGGNDRHRPLDEIESMFDACVASACGKPDILQISGGEPACHPDLIPILRAAKARPFKYVMLNTNGLAIAEGRISCEDLKSLGHGFEVHLQFDGLDDTVYETLRGRPLFGEKKRALDLLAEHGIPVTLVATLRNGLNTGQTGDMLRFALAHPAVRGLNLQCEARFGRNTGGDAERARVTQTQMVREIGRQAPELLGAADFLPLSCGLASLAYLEKVGGEWKPVPPEVAGAIPGNPMTTSLEDVKTLAAEMCACRGAALLQEIAARLPGDLFNLGVAERSRIVQERFFHVTIISFLDAFNFDLDRACRECTHVVQPDGCKIPFSSFNTIHRGRKHALHD